Below is a window of Poecile atricapillus isolate bPoeAtr1 chromosome 2, bPoeAtr1.hap1, whole genome shotgun sequence DNA.
CCTGCTACTAGTAAGATCATTAAAGCTATACACTAGGCAGACAGTGTTATTGGCAGATACATCacaacaacattaaaaaaaatagcatcagctgtttaaaaaaaagaaagagactGAAAATAACTTTGGGGAGTGAAATGTACACCTACAGACAGCatggaagggagaaaaaagttgTTTGGCTAGAGCAGATGAGCTACCCAGAGGTTCCACATCCATCTTATTGCATATTTGATTGGTGTCCGCATTCAAACCCACTCGGATTTCTCCTTCATTATCTTGCTCCAGAGTCTTAACTGTTGCACCTTCAGAGCTACCCAGAACTAGCCATGTATATTGCCATAATTTCACATTTCTTCACAGCTCCTAGAAGCAGGGACTAAGTTACTGTTTTTTAGCCAGGGACACTACAGGCATCAGCCTTTTGCTGTCTTCTGTGCACTACAGTCCAGGTAAAGTGAAGTGCAGTGAAGTGTCAATATCCTATGTCAGTACAGAGTAAGTATCTTTAATTGTAAGCCTATCTTAGCAAAGCTTACTATATTAGCAAAGCTTAAGACAAAGATGttaatttcttaagaaaaatgTCTCAGTACTTGATTAGCACTGCTAGACTGAAAGTCTCACCATGTGACAAGACAAGCACACAAGAAAATTGCGGCATTAAGTTGTGTGAGGCAAactgaaagcagcagggaaTAGAATCTGATTGCTTTTGCTCAGTTTGAATAAATGGGAATTTTACTAactaaaaaagagagaaaaaaagaaaaaacaatcaaCCATCATGAGACATTCCCTTGCCAGCAcacagggcagaggaggagacaATCAGTATTTCAACATGTGTTTACAGGATATGTGTATAGCACTGCCTAACCATGCTTCAAAATGTAACCTTATGCTTAATATATACAAGCTAGCAAATGAAACAAAGTCTTTTAGATTCCAATGGAAAGTCAGGGCTGATcttattttatctattttaatactgaaacatccaaataattttaagaagTTAATGCCCCTCATTGGATTTTGATCACTGTTCAAAACTGACAAACTAAAACATAAAGGCACTAACAGAGTGCTCTTTTCCCAGATGTAGGCCTAGTTGATGAAAAACCTAAATGCTGCTGGTTTTAGCCAGATAACTGAACAAAACCACAATCTGGAAGCCATAGGTTTAAGCTTCTTAACAGCTGAAAATACAAGACCAATTTTAAAGTCCTGATTAAGTTTTTATACATGGAACAGTGATCCAAACACTACCACATATCCAAACCTTGAGAGAAAACTGAAGCTGTTCAAGACGAGACCTGTTGGTAGTTCTCTCTCATACACACATCAGAGGTGGTACATGCATGTTCCTCCTCTTTCCAAAATCTCATGCATCAATCTTCAGAGCTGCTAGATAAACAGAAGTGGAGCTCTTCATTCTGAAGTGAGATGTCAAAATAGCTGTAGAACTCATCCTCAGAGAAAACAGGAGCAACTACTGATTACTGGTAAAAATCCGTAAGTCCTCCAGCAAACATGAGGTACTGAACTCCCAGCTGGAACACTGTCAGAGGGTCCCAGCGATGTCTGACAAACTGGTAAGAGAGTTTTAACTGCTTCTAGGAAAAAGTTATGTTAGATACCAAATACCTGATGTAAAGGTGTACAAGGAGAGCTAAGAGAAGTGCTCAATATCCAAATATCAAAGATGACACTTCAGAATTTGAAACAGTGAGTAGTGCATAACCCAGGTACCTTCCCGTCTCCAGCACAGGTTGGACTTGGAGTAAAAGGTTCAGGAAAAACATTCAGAAGCCTAGCAGGACTGTTTAACTTAAAATCCTCCTTATATatcaaaaccaagaaaacaggTCTTGTCATCCAATTGATTTCTTtgcatctcctttttttttaaaaaaggggagaaaataaaaacctccaAATCATGTGCACCTAACAGgctttttcatatttcatttatACTTTTTATATATACAAGAACTTAACTAAAATCTCACTTTTGAATACATTCTAAAGCAGGATATTCTTTCAACTGATTTTTTAGTTCCCGTGCTTTCCCAAGgttgaaaaaatatatatatatattcatatacaCCTAAGGAAATAAAACTCAGTTTCACTAGATGTAGTTACAGtgctgtaaagaaaaaataatttataaactATTTCAAGTCTGAAATGTTTACTATGTTCAGACTAATGCAAAAGCTAAGTCTATGGTCCAGAACCTGTTCTTCACCTGCGTGCTTAGACGGGAGATACAGGAGCTCAGCATTTTTGTGATGGAGATTTCTCTCCACCCCTCCATTCTTCCAGTATTCTGTGACTTGCTGCTGAAGCCCCCCCTGAACCTCTACCGCAGCAGCATCATCCATCGGTAGCTCAGAAGCACAGGTTCACAGGGATCAATGTTACCTCAGGTCAGTTTCTCAGTAAGATCACACCACTGGAGGATGCAGTGCAGAGGTGTTAACCATTCACAGTTACTCAGAAGTTCAGTGGAGTACTTTTAAGTCGTGTCTTCCGTAGGTGCCCTTCGCTGCCGAGCCGATTTCTGTCTCCCTCTCGGATGAGAGGGCGGAGTTTCCTGTTCAGTTTCAGTTTCTGAAGGCTCGTTGTCTCCCTGCTGGGACCCCGTATCACCTATCAATTCTCTCAGGAATTTGAATTTAGACAAAAACAATTGCCAGACCACATACCATcctgcaaaagaaagaaaaaaggtagtGCTTAGTTACTTCATACAAATTGATAGTCAGCTCTCCGGCAAAATTTatcacaaaagagaaaaaaattttgatCCGCTCCCATCCTCTATTTGCCAACCCAAACAGTCCTCCACAACACATCCACTCCTTTTTACAGTCCTATAAAAACCAACTCAACTTCATAAAGTTCCTCCTCATCCAGAAGCAACATTTAAGCTCCAGGAAAAGCCCTACACATTCCAAACTGAACTGCCATATCAAGTGGGTGAGTGCTCACCATCGCCATCACACAGATAAAGGTCTCAATTGTCAGGAAAAGATAAGTCCCGTGGTTAGATCTCAAACAAGGACTCAAGGATTCATTGCACAGGCACTGTGAAAGCACTAGAATTTCTCCCCTCACCCAGCAAACACTCCATTctggaaattacattttaaaagttgcATTACATAATCACTATTAAGTACACTTGTTCATATCTtcaagttattttaattttatatattttataataaagcCTATTCTGAAATGGACATGATCTTCCTTATATTCACTAGAAAACCacattccccaaattccatgaTATCCCTTACCATGCCTAAATCccactaaaataaaatgaatgctCTGTGGTAAAACTATGTTCTGCTCCACTGTTAAAATACTCCAGGTCCCAAAATTATGCAAATAAAGAGCCGAGATGGCCACATTTCTAGAATCTATCTTAAAAATTAcacctgctgctcctcatcctctgTCTTGTCTAAGTGTTTCTGTAACAGGCAActaaaaaaacttgaaaaagcagatataaatatatctaaACCTAAGCCAGAATCTCCATTATAAGAGAACCCACCAAACAGGAATACAACTTCTCTGTGAAATACAGTTAAGTGGAGCAAAATTTAAACAGCACATTGAAAACAAATGCTATACAAACATTGCTTGGAACACCAACACCCATCTGGCCTGCACAGGTTTATATATTAATAGTCCCATTCTCAGTTCGGTTCTTGTCAGCTATTTAAGCCTATACTGCTGACCTATTCAGATATTAAGAGCCCTATTTTACAGGGAAAAACTGTCCTCCCAATTACACACCTTCCAGCAGAAGTAGACTTCTGGGAATGGATAACAGGACATATTAGAAATGGGGGAGAAAGcctaactaactaactaataaataaataacatttatatAACCACAGCACCTCtgtatttcttcttcctctgtaaTCACAGTCAATACAGGCAATTTATTCCTTATGACAAAAACAAGATCACacccttctccttcttcctggaATACTTTTCACATCCTGCAGTTTCTTTAACTTCAGTAACCTCTTCTCCTGAGTAAACTGAAGGCAAGCTTTTATATGAAAACCTTTCATAATCTAAATTAATTCCTAGAGCCTACACAACTATTTCATTTCCCATGAATACCTAAGTCATTAAATGACTTGTGATTAAATTGAATCTGATGTCCTGCAAATGCATTACACTCTCTTgcacctaaaaaaaaaaaaaaaaaaaaaggatggtAGGTGGCTGAGTTtggcttctcttttctttcagaagtaAAATCTGAGGTAGCAGCTCTTCGGAAGGTGCTTCcattgaaaggggagagggaggaggatgaGCCAAAAATATTCAGGGTGATCCCAGAAGGGTTTTAGGGCCCTTTACAGAAGCATGACTTCAGTATATTTGGTGTACATAAACATTCCATAAAAGGATGTATTTTAACTTAAGCTAAATAAAGTGAACCACATGATTCCTCTATCACTGCAAACAGGCTACTTAATACCCAGAATTACTACCGGGTGTGTGTTGGGGAAATACTAAAGAATGAACAAACTTCATTCACACTCTCAAGAAAAACagcattaatttcttttcagtgcTTGGTCTGAGttagagagcagagcagaatggTCTAAGTATCCAAAACCCCAA
It encodes the following:
- the SMIM13 gene encoding small integral membrane protein 13, which translates into the protein MWQSIGLTLLVIVATLACVLLFMLCGWYVVWQLFLSKFKFLRELIGDTGSQQGDNEPSETETEQETPPSHPRGRQKSARQRRAPTEDTT